A window of Thioalbus denitrificans genomic DNA:
GTGGCTCCACGCCGTGGGTACGGCCCACTTCGACCCGGTAGGTGACCCACTCCACGTCCGTGGGTCGGGCCTCGCCGGCGCCCGCGGGGCGCGTCTCCGGCCGGGGACGGCGCGGCCCTTCCGGCGCCCGCACGGGGGGCTCCTCCGGCAGGTTCTCCTGCAGGGGGCGCTCGCGCTGCAGGAGCCAGGCGAGGGCCGCGGCCACTTCCAGCTCGGGCACGTCCCGCTCCCGGGCGAACTCCGCCAGCAGCGTCTCGAAGTAGCCCAGCTCCGGCGTCTCCAGCGCTTCCGCCAGCTGTTCCTTGAACCGGGCGATGCGGCGGTTCTCCACGTCCTGCCGGGTCGGCAGCTGCATGGGCTCGATGGGCTGGCGGGTGGCCTGCTCGATGGCCCGCAGCATGCGCATCTCCCGCGGGGCCACGAACAGGATCGCCTCGCCGCGCCGGCCGGCGCGGCCGGTGCGGCCGATCCGGTGCACGTAGGCCTCGGTATCGTAGGGAATGTCGTAGTTGACCACGTGGCTGATGCGCTCCACGTCCAGGCCGCGGGCGGCCACGTCGGTGGCCACCACGATGTCCAGGCTGCCGCTCTTGAGCCGCTCCACGGTCTGTTCCCGCAGGGCCTGGTTCATGTCCCCGTTGAGGGGCGCGCAGTCGTAGCCGCGGGCCTCGAGCTTGTCCGCCAGCTCCACGGTGGCGTTCTTGGTGCGCACGAACACGAGCATCGCCTCGAAGTCCTGCACCTCGAGGATGCGGGTGAGGGCGTCCAGCTTGTGCACCCCGCTCACCTTCCAGTAGCGCTGGGTGATGGTCTCCACCGTGGTGGTGCGTGACTGCACCCGGATCTCGCGCGGTTCGTGCAGGTGCCGGTCGGCCACCCGGCGCACCGCCGTCGGCAGGGTGGCGGAGAACAGGGCCACCTGCCGCCGGGGCGGGGTGTGCTCGAGGATCCACTCCACGTCCTCGATGAACCCCATGCGCAGCATCTCGTCAGCCTCGTCGAGGACCACCGCCTGCAGCCGGCCGAGATCCAGGCTGCCGCGGCGCAGGTGATCCATCATCCGTCCGGGCGTGCCCACCACCACGTGCACGCCGCGCTTGAGCGGACGCAGCTGCAGGCCCAGGTTCTGGCCGCCGTAGAGGGGCAGGACGTGGAAGTCCGGCAGGTGGCGGGCATAGGCCTGGAAGGCCTCGGCCACCTGCAGCGTCAGCTCCCGGGTCGGGGTCAGCACCAGGACCTGGGGGGCGCGCAGGGACGGGTCGAGCCGGCTGAGCAGGGGCAGGGCGAAGGCCGCGGTCTTGCCGGTCCCGGTCTGGGCCTGCCCCACCACGTCGTGCCCGGCGAGCAGTTCGGGAATGCACTGGGCCTGGATGGGGGAGGGGGTCTCGTAGCCGATCTCGGCGATGGCGCGCAATATCTCGGGCGCCAGCGCCAGATCGGAAAAGGCGACGGGGGGGGGGGGGACGGACATGAGCAGGGTCTCGCTGGGTGCGCCGCGGTCGATGGACGCCGGGTGCTTTGGTGATTGAACGGCGCATTATACGCCTGTTGCCTGGCCGCCGTCCGATTTGTCGGCTGCCCGGCGATGGGCGCCCGCCCGTTGTAAGCCGCGGCCCGCGCTTTCAGGGGCGGACCGCCTACAGCGGCAGGTGGTGATGATGGCTCCAACACCGGTCCCGGCTCCGGTTAAATGGGAACCGGTCGGGGTCCGGCCCGCAAGGAATCCGCCACGGACGGCGGCCATGGCGGGACGGACCCCGACCCGCGCTTCCGCCACGGACGGCGGTTCGATACCCGCAGAGGAGGATAACCATGGCCAGGGAGGGTCAGGGTCACTCCGGCGCCGGCGCGCCGGATGCTGACTCCCGCGTGTTCTACGTATCCGGCAAGGGGTGGTATTTCCAGGCCCGCGAAGGGCTCATCGGTCCGGCGGCCAGCCGGGTGCTGGCGCTGGAGTACCTGGACCTGCTCAGGGCGCTGTCCCCGGCGCGGCGGCGGGTGGTCTGGGACGCGGGCCTGCGCCGGCGGGCGCAGGAACTGCGGCGGCTGGTGGTGCGGCTCGAACGCCGCCTCGCCGGGGGTGAAAACGCCGTCGCGGAACAGCGGCAACTGGACCGTTACCGGCGCCTGCTGCTGGAACTGGCCGAGTGAACCGGCCGGCCCCTGGGCGGTCCCCTG
This region includes:
- a CDS encoding DEAD/DEAH box helicase; the encoded protein is MSVPPPPVAFSDLALAPEILRAIAEIGYETPSPIQAQCIPELLAGHDVVGQAQTGTGKTAAFALPLLSRLDPSLRAPQVLVLTPTRELTLQVAEAFQAYARHLPDFHVLPLYGGQNLGLQLRPLKRGVHVVVGTPGRMMDHLRRGSLDLGRLQAVVLDEADEMLRMGFIEDVEWILEHTPPRRQVALFSATLPTAVRRVADRHLHEPREIRVQSRTTTVETITQRYWKVSGVHKLDALTRILEVQDFEAMLVFVRTKNATVELADKLEARGYDCAPLNGDMNQALREQTVERLKSGSLDIVVATDVAARGLDVERISHVVNYDIPYDTEAYVHRIGRTGRAGRRGEAILFVAPREMRMLRAIEQATRQPIEPMQLPTRQDVENRRIARFKEQLAEALETPELGYFETLLAEFARERDVPELEVAAALAWLLQRERPLQENLPEEPPVRAPEGPRRPRPETRPAGAGEARPTDVEWVTYRVEVGRTHGVEPRNLVGAIANEAGLESRYIGHIRLYDEYSTVDLPAGMPKELQRHLQNVWVCGRRLQLQPEGRPGARGAGRPARPGPAHAKPGGKGKPAGKGKPARRRERES